In the genome of Temnothorax longispinosus isolate EJ_2023e unplaced genomic scaffold, Tlon_JGU_v1 HiC_scaffold_662, whole genome shotgun sequence, one region contains:
- the LOC139824910 gene encoding uncharacterized protein: MAAKRVLRYLAGTVRMGLVYTSTDLPLLGYSNADWGGDLVGRKSYSGYAFLMSGAAVTWKSQKQRSVALSSTEAEYVSLSEAVKEALHLRSLLMEIKLDELADLTICIDNRGAQYLANDPMVADVLTKALPRVSHERCTRDLGLEMIEDNPST; the protein is encoded by the exons ATGGCGGCAAAGCGGGTCCTACGCTACCTGGCGGGTACAGTTCGGATGGGTTTGGTGTACACATCAACAGATCTACCCCTTCTTGGATATTCCAATGCAGACTGGGGGGGCGACCTTGTGGGCCGAAAATCATACAGCGGTTACGCTTTTCTTATGAGCGGGGCCGCAGTAACATGGAAATCACAAAAGCAACGTTCTGTTGCATTGTCTTCCACAGAGGCTGAGTATGTGAGCTTATCAGAGGCAGTCAAGGAAGCACTGCATCTTCGGAGCCTTCTTATGGAAATAAAGTTGGACGAATTGGCTGATCTAACGATCTGCATCGACAATCGCGGAGCTCAGTACTTGGCAAATGATCCG ATGGTCGCCGACGTGCTCACCAAGGCCCTACCGCGCGTCAGTCACGAGAGATGTACCAGGGATTTGGGGCTTGAGATGATAGAAGATAATCCGTCGACATAG